The Zhihengliuella sp. ISTPL4 genomic interval CTCCTCGAGTCACTCGGATCACCGTTGTCTTGGACGTGCCGAGCGCGCGTGCGATGGCGTTGTACGATTCCCCGCTGGCACGGAGTTGTCTGGCGAGTGCCTGCTGGTCCGGAGTAAGGGAGCTGGGACGCCCGAGGTGCTGACCCCGAGCACGCGCCGCGGCAATACCTTCCCTCGAGCGTTCCGCGATAACGGAGCGCTCGAGGCTTGCCACCCCAGCCATGATGGTCAGCACGAGCTTCCCGGACGGGCCCGACGTGGTGATCCCGTCGGAGAGAGAACGAAGGGTGATTCCTCGCTCGTCTAGCAATTCGACAGTCCGCAGCACGCTGGCGGCGGAACGTCCTAGACGGTCGAGTCGAAAGATCAGAAGCTCGTCGCCGGGCCTCGCAGCGTCGACGAGTCGAGTGAACCCTGGACGCTCCATCGGATCGACGGTGCCGCTGCATGTGTCTTCGTACAAGCGGTCGTACCCTGCAGTGTCGAGGACGGAGCGCTGAGAGTCGTGGCGCTGGCCAGTTGTGGAGATTCGGGCGTAGGCGAAGGTGAGGGAGCTCATACCAAGACCATGCGCGGTGCAGGTCGGAAAGTCATGCCATCTGTACCGTCCGCGATGGGCGCGGGATTCCCGCGGGCAGTCCGGTCCAGAACTCCGGTCCACTCCGTGATCTTCGACGACCGAGTTTCGTACCACGACGCCCCGTCCACGCCTACCAGATCTCCGCCAGGCTCATTCCACACAGCGGGACGCAACGAATTGGCGCACCACACAATAGCGGCGCCGCGAGCGGTCACGGATCGGGGCGGAACATGACCACCTGCCGTCGGAACATGCGCGGGAATGGGTTATGGATATGCTGACGCTACAGACAGGCGGGGGGGGCGAGTGTCAAGTCAGATTGCGGTGCTCGGAGCCGGCGACGTCGATTTCCGGTTCCTTGAGGTTCGGTTCTCGGGCCCGGCCGGCGCTCGCGACGCGTTCGAACGACTCGTTGCGGACATCGTGGGCATCGTTCATCCCGACGTTCAAGAGATCCAGGCGAATCCGGGCGACTGGGGCATCGACGCCTTCGTAGGGGACTTGGGCGAGGCTGGTGAAGTTCACGTCTGGCAGTCGAAGTACTTCATCAACGGTTTCGGACCATCGCAGCAGAGTGAAGTGCGGGAGTCGTACAAGTCCGCGCAAAAGGCAGCACACGAGCATGGCTACAGGATTGCGTCGTGGACTCTGTGCGTCCCGTGCGAACTCGACGGTCCAATGCTCAAGTGGTGGAACGGGTGGAAGAAGCGCACGGCGAAAGTGGATGACCTAACCATCGAACTGGAGTCGGGCGGGCGCCTCCGGCGGCGACTCCAGGCCACTGCTGGTGAGGACGTGCGCCGGTTCTACTTCTCTCCTGTCTTTGCGGTGCCCGAACGCTCCGAGGACGAAGTGGAACGCGGGCTCGAGGAACTTGTCGATGAGTCGAAGTATGACGGCGCCCTCTTCGTGCGCCAGTTGGATGAAGCCGGGCTACCTGAAACCCGCTCAGCGAGGGAAGCGTTCTTCAACGCTGAAATCCTCGAACGCGAGGTCACAGACAAGGGTCTTTCGACCGAAGTCTCCGCCCTATCGACGTGGCGAGTTGCCGTGTCGTCGACGTGGTCGGTCGCATTCAACACTGCATGTCAGACGTCGCCCGAGCGACGGTTTCCTCGGCTGTATGGAGAAGTGCTTGCCGGGATCGAAGCCAGTCATGTGCGCGAAGCGGCGAGCCTGCGCGCACATGTGATTCACGGCGTTGGCCTGCTTCATCAGGCTGTGGACAACGGACGCGCTGGATGGGTTCGGGATTGGCGAGAAGTCGCGCAGGACCACCGATCTCGCACCTCCCTGTCGAAGCCAGCGACCGGGCGCGAAGTCGATGATGAGACGGAGAACACTGATGACTAGTTCGACCGCGTTCATGGATAACGCCGCATCCACGCTCAGGGCTGAATCCGTCCCGGCCTTCCGCATGGCGCAGCTCCTTCTCGTCCTCGATGGCGTTCAGCCTCCACTGAATCGAGTCGACCTCGAGCGCCTTTCCATCATCGAATTTCTCTCGGCCAATCCGTTCCTTGTGGTGGGCGACGACTCGCCGGAAGCAAACGAACTTCGCCTTCAAGGGTTTGGGCGCCACTCCATCACATACGCCTCCCCTAGTCAGCGGTTTGTCTCCCGTCGCGAGCGAGTAGCGTCTGATGTCGCTCAGTTGGTCTCCCTTGGACTTGTTCGACTGTTCGTCGCTGACAGGCAACGAGTTTTCTCCCTCACTGAGCTTGGCGAACAGTCAGCCGAGCGACTCTGCTCGGTCTATGCGGATGCGTATCGGCTTAGCGTGGCCACTGTGGGCCCCTTGGTGATGCGGCTCTCGGCTCAAAGGATGCGCCAACGCCTCGAGACCTGGCTCCGGGTCGACCCGATGCTTTTCGACCTCATCGACGCCCCCACATACCACGAGTTCGAGGCGGAGACTTCCGGCCTCG includes:
- a CDS encoding serine/threonine protein kinase; translated protein: MSSQIAVLGAGDVDFRFLEVRFSGPAGARDAFERLVADIVGIVHPDVQEIQANPGDWGIDAFVGDLGEAGEVHVWQSKYFINGFGPSQQSEVRESYKSAQKAAHEHGYRIASWTLCVPCELDGPMLKWWNGWKKRTAKVDDLTIELESGGRLRRRLQATAGEDVRRFYFSPVFAVPERSEDEVERGLEELVDESKYDGALFVRQLDEAGLPETRSAREAFFNAEILEREVTDKGLSTEVSALSTWRVAVSSTWSVAFNTACQTSPERRFPRLYGEVLAGIEASHVREAASLRAHVIHGVGLLHQAVDNGRAGWVRDWREVAQDHRSRTSLSKPATGREVDDETENTDD
- a CDS encoding recombinase family protein, whose product is MSSLTFAYARISTTGQRHDSQRSVLDTAGYDRLYEDTCSGTVDPMERPGFTRLVDAARPGDELLIFRLDRLGRSAASVLRTVELLDERGITLRSLSDGITTSGPSGKLVLTIMAGVASLERSVIAERSREGIAAARARGQHLGRPSSLTPDQQALARQLRASGESYNAIARALGTSKTTVIRVTRGD